A genomic region of Trifolium pratense cultivar HEN17-A07 linkage group LG3, ARS_RC_1.1, whole genome shotgun sequence contains the following coding sequences:
- the LOC123918605 gene encoding transcriptional regulator TAC1-like, whose protein sequence is MESDQCDQGGGSGGDDKDGLKQVTNLRSYECNFCKRGFSNAQALGGHMNIHRKDKAKLKQQSSNLEQGNSSDQDLNKLLPNFLSSSNIVLPQKQDQQHVPSRSEEIIVIDHTRQQLPLFSESPTKIEMQIQQGGQIHQREITTTTATTVTATTTTITQEALLLSNDQDSSLELDLELRLGSEPHDSSKPTGTRKFF, encoded by the coding sequence ATGGAATCTGATCAATGTGATCAAGGTGGTGGTAGTGGTGGTGATGATAAAGATGGTTTAAAACAAGTGACCAACCTTAGGTCCTATGAGTGCAATTTTTGCAAGAGAGGTTTCTCTAATGCACAAGCACTTGGAGGACACATGAATATTCATAGAAAAGACAAAGCAAAGCTCAAACAACAATCTTCAAATTTGGAGCAAGGAAATTCTAGTGATCAAGACCTCAACAAATTATTACCAAATTTTTTGAGTTCTTCTAATATTGTGTTGCCTCAAAAACAAGATCAACAACATGTTCCTTCTAGAAGTGAAGAAATTATTGTAATTGATCATACAAGACAACAACTTCCACTTTTTTCAGAATCaccaacaaaaattgaaatgcaAATTCAACAAGGTGGTCAAATTCATCAAAGGgaaattactactactactgctACTACTGTGACTGCGACGACGACCACGATTACACAAGAGGCTTTATTATTATCTAATGATCAAGATTCTTCATTGGAATTAGACCTTGAATTAAGACTAGGGTCTGAGCCTCATGATTCATCAAAGCCAACGGGTACAAGAAAATTCTTTTGA